Genomic DNA from Bemisia tabaci chromosome 2, PGI_BMITA_v3:
cgtgggcatgtgacaagagcgctGTGGATCAGGGCAAATCACATCAACTTGAATATCCTTGTTCCCATcatcgccgctgacgtcactagcACTTTacaattcccattcattcttaaaGTCCTTGACTGaagagcacaccccttcttctTCACCAATCTCTGgttccgtttcgcagaaatacgtcaatttgaCCATACGGAAGAATAAACTTCACAGATGAGGTTGCACTTTTAGTTGGAATTGAGGATGAGTCTCACCTGCTGAGGGTGAAGATATCATCAATGAGACTAGCTCTGTCTGCAGGAGTGAACATATGATGATTTTGCTTCAGCTGCTTGATGATGGCATGCCAGAGTTCGTCTTCATAGTTGACACGATAGAAACAAGATTGATTCACATTGACTTTAACCCACTGCGTTCCAGGATCCACttcaaattttactgaaaaaagaaaacatataCTGTTACACAAACTTCTTAACGAACACAAAAATAATTGGGCTGAGCGAATTTTTTGGTTGCattttttaaggattttaaGCAGGACTAAAACTATGCGTCAAGGAATAACATGCTCAATAAGCTAAGATCGATTCCTAAAAACTACAGGTCACTTCGGTGTGAaacatttgatttaaaaataatttttggtggCTGCCAATAAAAAAGGCATTTGACTGAAAAAAGCTTCAATAAATTTTTGCGAATAAAATTTAGACAATTTTGGGTATTTAACTTGTTTCTCTTGGAAAAgttaaaataggagtggaaattttgagacaccgccaTGAGGATTTGCCGGTGCagagtttcactgtcaatattTGAATATTATACACTTTGGAGCTGAGGCTATAGATATTACTCCTCCACCCTTTAATAAAGATCAATAAGTGCCAATATCAATTTGTGAAGCTCCTCTTTCACTATTTCCTTGAGGACTACTTTTAATAGAAAAATGTTGGCAATTTTATGATTCGCAGATAATTTGTCTCAAAACAATCTTACAGTTGTTAGGAAAAGTGTTTTTCACGTAAACGTAAAAGTGTGAAATTCTTTGATGAAAAAAGCGACCCAATGAAATCTAAAGCAAAAACATACCATCTGTCATATTCATCCAGACAGTTTCGGTGGTGACATAGCTTGTTTGATCCGTGTAATAGTTCAGTGGAATATACCACTTATAATTATACGGTGATCTGGGCTCAAGGCGAATTGTGCTGTTTTCACCATGCAACCATGCTGTGAGAAGGAATCGACTTTGGGCTGCAGTATAGATATTAGCTCCCTCGCCAGTTGTGTTCTCTCTATATATCCTGACCACGGGGAAACCCATTTGTCTTGTCCAGGAATCCATGAGTTGCTAGGGTGAAGAaaggataaaaattaaaaatttgtttcgCTTTTTTTTCACTAGTCAATAAAGCTAATTGAACTAAGTCTTTTTCTCCCTCAAGTTTTTTGCTTTAGAACAGGTTTTCTGGTACTTAATTCACCTATTAGTATATCAGTCTCAAACCGCGTTGTCTCCCTTTCGGTGTCTTAATCTTTAAAGTGTTGTAGGTGCATTCTGTGTACTGTTTAGGCAAAATAAAACATTCAATATGTTTTGCTGATCTACAATTATCAACCATAAATCCTTCCTTATTTAGTGAATGCAAACCCTTACTTATTTAGTGAATGCAAAGAACCCAACAAGGCCTGCCTGAGGATACCAAAACAATCTCTGAAAAAATGTTGCTGGTTGTGGACTTATACTTTAATCAAAACACTCTGGAAAGGAGagcttcttttttcaaattttatgcgTTACTGAGAAGTACTTAGTGCTTTTGCTCTACAGTAATTTAGGAGTTTGATGAAATAGGCGCAGGGAGGAATTGAGGAAAATAAATGGAGATCTGAATTTTTTGTTGAGAataataaaattccctgaaaagcATCCTTCAGAATGAATTTTTCTCTGCCATTTTGGCTCCTTTTTCTGTCAATGGTCAAATATTAAGGCCCAGAAAGTAAAATGCTTACTTTGACTTGAATTGATTCATTGGCATGCTTGCTGAGGACGCTCCAAAAATCTTTAGTGTCCGCATTGCCATACTTATGAATGTTCAAATAATCGTTTAGTCCACTCCTAAGAACATCCAGAGTTAAAAATTTCTCCAGCATGTACAAAACAGCTGCACCctgaaataaaagaataaaattaagtTAAGTAAAATGAAGAGTGATAAAAAAAGATGAATAAGCTGTCGGATGAAATTTTTGGTCGAGAAGAgctcataaagaaaattcagtgctcATAAAGAAACAACAGTGATCCAAATTCGTTTTCCAACTTTAGAATGCTTGAAAATAAGcaggaaaataatttcaacGCTTGTTATTGACCGAATTATTGCAGTTATAGTTGGCTGGGTCATAATAGAAACTTTTGTAgtgtaataataaaataattaagtGTTTTTAAGATATCAAGGCAAACAAACCTTGCTGTAAGAAATGGAATCGAAAATGGCCTCAATCTCGACAGGATCGTACACAGAGACAGAAATCGGATGCGAAGTTGATAAGGCATCCAGGTAAAGTCCCTGCTGTGTTTTATCCAGAATTAATTGCTCCATCATACTCCACTCGGGCATTACGTGATCAACGCCTGAGTACTCCAAGTAACTTGCAAAGCCCTCGTTAAGCCAGAGATCGTTCCACCACCGCATCGTAACTAAATTACCAAACCACTAGAACAACAAAAGAGGGACAGCTTCTATCAATAGAGCACTTTAAAGCTGTAGGATTAATTTACTGCCATACCATTTTGAATTGCTCGTTCTGAATATATATTGTAAAAGGTTCAAAGTGAGGTCTGTGGGAGGAATGTTGCTCAAGTTATTAACTTGGAATTACATTAAAAACCAATGGCGGCGTGTGATGGGTGAACGTTGGTGCAGTTGCACCCACAAGATTTTGAGAGACTTTTTCctgcctttctttttttaatttatttacttacaAGATTTggggaaaataatttaataataaaatgaatGCTGCTTGATCTGGAAGTGTGTGAGGAATCATTCGCAAGAAGAAAGAACAGACGACTAAATCTCTTTCAAAACTATGGAGGTGTGTTGAGAAAATTCTTACTTTTTGAACTGTCTATATTagcttctctctctctccctccctttctctttctccttttctttctcagaGAACCTTTCCAAggataatttttttgtgaaccCTCGTTTTACGTCACAAATTTTACCAACGATTTTGGCAATTGCGCTTTCATTGCTTGAAAGTGAAATAAGTTTGCtgcaaactttttttaaaatttgttaagtATTTGAGGTAGTGTTAGTCGAATTTCTAGCGATAATGTTGCGATTTTTATGCGATAATCTAATGGCATTAAGTAGCAAAAATAGCTTAACATTGCATTTTGAATCGgctaaattttgaacattttccgggGAGGCCCCCGAGGCCCCCCTTTGCCTTGAGGGGTGTTCAATACCCCCCCGCACCCCACACTGAGTGGACTTACTTTTTGCACCCACGAATCAAATACCCCTTGCATTGCCACTGTTAAAAACTTTGGTAACCAACAAAGATgatcaaaagtaattttttaccCAGAATTATGGAAGGATGCACCTCTGAAATTAGTTATAACtcattttacaagaaaaagacTGAAAACATCAGCAAAGATGTGGGGTGGGTTTCAATTCgttgctcctttgacgtaaggaaATATCTtaatttccttgtgagctccaTTTGACCTGTAAATTCGTACTTTCTAGggttcatgtggaaattgagctACATGCTAATGCTAGAGGAGAGATGGATTGTCAAAAGGGTAATTTTTAGTCCACGGTGTTATGATGTTCGTAAAAATGTTAAGTTGTTCATTCCTACCTCTCCATGGAGAGTCAGGCTAAATATTAAAGTAGACTTTCTTGAAACAACATAGTGCTCTCCTATGACAGCCTTAACTTTTAGAGCTTTTGTTGAGTTTCAGAGTTGATTTTAGACAAGATTGGATTGGATGGTAATTCTGTTTATCAttgcaagaaaaataaagagagtGGGATGTGATGGTTGTccaagtttataaaaaaaaagtaagttgaGACCTGTACCTGATGGGCTATTTCATGAGCAATTACCACCGCAACATACTGTTGTGCGGCGGCTGACGTTTCCTGAGGATCGTACAAAATTGATGTTGTTCTTGAAGTGATCAAACCCCAGTTTTCCATTGCACCAACTCCAAAATCAGGAATGGCAATTAGATCTACAAACAGATATttcattcaatcaaattttaaaaaaaagaccaaAGAAGAATCAGAATGAAACAAAAGTTGAGAAGAGTTGATAGCAATAATTTACTTAggggataaaaaaaatcttccatCGTTGATTCAGCAATAACATTTGAACAAGAATAAGGCATTATTTGCTTTTTGTGAGGCAAAAACTAGAGCAATGATggattcattgtaaggaaaagttactgagttaaaaaaaattaatggatcaCCAACCTTGTTTTGGTAGTGGGTACGCAAAGCCAAAGAATTCTTCATAGTGGTCCATCATTGATTTCGCAATGTTTAAGGCAAATTTAGCTTGCGGAATTAAATCTGGAGGTGCGTAAACGGATACTGAGACGTTCTTCTTGGTCCTTTCTGTGATATGATCATAGTCACAAACTACAAATGCGACGAGATATGTGCTCATTTCAACAGATTCTTGAAAATCATCTTTGAGCTGGAAAAAGAATAACACTTGTCAGGAATGCATCAGGTTTTTGtgaagaaatgagagattatCATGCATAATGCTGAAAGGCtgtccaattttaattttgttgcctgtataaaaatgatatttttgaagCGGTCTCCGAACCAACAAAACTTTTTGGTTGGATATCTGTCATCTGCACAAAAAGAAGTAGAAAAACTGAAGTCTTACCAATCCTGTGCCCATGTAAAAACCAGCATCTTCCGTGTTGACGATGGGCATGTTGAATAGAGAAATATGGAAGCGGTCTCGGAATATTGACATTTTGAAACGAGCTTTGAACTGAGGTTCGTCAAAACAAGGAAACGCTGATCGTGCGTATGTTGGCTCGAAATGTGTGGTAGCAAGATACCTACAATgatataaataaaatcaaataactgatgattctaaaaaatcaaattgtcaTCAACATTTACTGCGTGAGATATCAAAGAGTTCTGagtatcaaaaagaaaaaaagagactgTACCCTACCATTCACATGATAAGATGGGGTAATTTTTCTCCTAGTGCAATGAAAGATGCTTTCATTCTTCGCATTtgggaacatttttttcaatgttataTCAAATGTGAaaccattttattgttttttacttTGCTAGTTGCATCTCAGAATTGGTAGTGGTAAAATTTAAGCACATCACCAGACATTTTTAGAAAAGTAATGAacttattttcaatgttttagaAAAAGCCTCTTTTCAGGAGAGTTAGAATCATACTTCAGTGAAGAATTTGCCTTGCACAAAATAGCCTATTGAGGAatctttaaacggaaaaaaatgaagataccTTTTTTCTCCGGTGCTTGTATTGTAACTGCTTAAATAAAATCCATCTAATTCCCTACTCAGTCGAGTGGTGTATCGGATCATCAATGTATAATTTGTGCGTCTTcgtaatttttccttgaactctATGTAAATTTGCTGGCCTGAGGTATACTCCAAAAACCTCAGAATAGGAACTTTGTAATGGTGATTTTTTTTGTCCATGACAAACTgagaaagaaagataaaaacatGATAAGTGCCAATTTTAGTCATGCAAACAAAAGTGCAGAATAACGCTTCTCCATGCACTTTCTACAAATCCAAGATGAACGACGATTTTATTTCCAAGACAAACTAtgcaatttcaaggaaatattctATTATACAggtgtttaaagaaaaatttgtggATCAACAGGAACTATACCATTATAAAATACTTAAACTGGGCATACAATTTCAATTACCTACATGAGAACTGTTTTGATCTGCAACTCAGAACAGTAAGGAAATATCATTATGGAATCATTCTTAATTCATTTTGGTTGACCCCAAACTTCTACAATTTTCTTGATATGTGGACTATCAGCTAAATTGTGGAGTCTTACAAAGGTAAGATTTGACACGAAACCCAAGTATGAGCAACGCACAGTTAATATTGTCGTAAAAAAGGACATCAAATGACATAACAACTtactttttctgaaattgtgaGATTTTTACTATGGAAGACAATGAAATTAGTGTCCCGCTCTACTTGAAAATCAATTGAAACCTGAcctgaaaatattcacaaaaataagaaaaaaattaataaaaattgtcGAAACACTTTAGATAAAGTTTGAGATAGCTTCTGATGTGATGTTTGAAGCTACACCAGTAAAGTAGAATTTAGAAGGCTTAAAGTATGATTTTAAATTCAAGATGATGTTTATAGATGAAAGAAATATGAGACATAGAAACTAAAATCGTAACTCCATTATATTTGAATGAGTACCTATAAATATTTAAGTATTAATTTTGCGAAATTCAAAGTAACTTTCTGATTCAAACCAAGAATATTGATGCAATCTATCTGAAAAGAGAGCGAAGTTGAGCCTGAGTTTTTAATGGTACACTTCCTACAAAGATCAATCCCCATAGAGGGACTAAAAATGGgatggggagagggggggaagGACCATTAAAAAGTTATTAAGAGCATTCTTATGTTAACTCGAGTAAAGAGTTATATACCTcctgcatttttttgttgtgcaGGCAAAAACTACGTGACtaggagaggagagaaaattCCAGTGTGGATCCTTCGACCTGACATAAAGTGGAAGAGTTACCTTTGACGTCCAGAGTGGTTAAATTCGGATGGATGTTTATGTGATATCGTTGTGGACGAGCGAAAGTTGGAAGACGAAGATTGTTCCATGGGAATATTTCTCCAGTAGTGGCAATAGGAATCACAGATCTTGTTGCATTAAGGTTGTCATCATCATCCAGGAACAACGGTCGTTGACCAATGCAAGGGCAGTCTACAAGGACAAACAGAAAATAGAATATCCTTGAACTTCAAATGTTCTGCTTAGCACAAAAGATATCGAAACCACAAGATATTATTCTTCAGGATACTAGAAAGTCTTCTTTATAACTCCATAAAGAACTCatattcctatttttttccctgacttgAGAAATATTAGGTAGGTACCTactctcctaaaaaaattgCCACTGTGAAAAGGagatgtttcttttgattttcttctgtAATAGAAAAATTGATATATTTGATAAGGAAAAAAGGCTGCACATTTCTGCAAAGTTATGTAGCTAATTGTAAGGATATGAAAGACTATAAAATGCTAttatttccatcattttttccttttttttctcagccATGCGACCTTTTGCTACAAATATGAAAATTACTTTGTCTATCCCACCTAGAAATTGCCTCGATATTTTAGAGACTCCCCTACAAATGAATTTAAGGTACCTATTTTCATCATAACTCGTATGGTTTTGTTGccaaaaaaatgttgtttcctGGAAATGAGAGAAAGTACAGTCTTGAGCCTCATGCACCTTCTTACCCCCACCTATCCAACAAATTAACAGACTGAAACTTAACTCATGACTCACCATTTTGAGGCCCTACATAAGCAATTATAAGGGCTACAACGAACAGCATAATAAGAGTGCATGATGTGATGATGAGGGCCCTCTGCTGCGAACAAACcgccagccgatcttcgccgtACATCTCTCTCTTGTGCATACCATGCCTGTTTTCccctgaaaaatagaaaatattgtATTCAAGAATGTTGGTTACCTTGTGTGCAAGAggagattaaaatttttaagttacAGTGGGTCTGGTACATAACACCTCACCTGAGAGATAGTGTAAGGTAACGTCACGGATAGAGTCTATTCCAAGCAGTCCAAGTATGCTGAGTAGACAATATACTTTGTGAGTCCTGCAGAAGATATAATAAGCCTTCCACATTTTAGACAGCAGAATTTTCTGTCTCATTTAGAGGATCTGTAGTTTTCTccttgtgtttttatttttcaatcgcgcaaaatttcaaggaaaaattttgactgattttctttaaaaagaataaaacataattGCAGTTTTCAAACATTGCAACTGCAATCAATACATACTTTTCACATTTGGTAATCGATTATGAGAAGGTAAATTTCTTTCTCATTGAGGGGATGGATTCTACGATAAGTCGTTTCATGGATGtttctttttgatgattagCATCTTTTTAAAAGTGTCCACTTGCGTTAGGTTGAGGGGCCATTTTTTTACCTCTCTCAACTTGAGGatttaaaaatctcaaaaaatacGATCAAGTGAAAAAATTCTACCTAAGACCTatgaaactttcttgatttcATCAAACTAAGCATTGACAAGAAGTTTAGTTGGTCTCTGGTAGGTATCGGATAAAACTTACGGTAATAACGCGTTTCAGTGAGGAAGGTAACGTCGTCAACCTCATGATCGCTCATTGTATGGTTGAGACCGTTGGGAGGCCGCCGCCAAGCAGTGGCCTCTGAGTCCTTTGTGCTCGACACGATGGAAACTTTGATTAAAGGTTCCCGCTGTTCAAACGCCACAGTCCCTGTTTATTTGAACGGCTGGTAGAGAAAATGTGCTGCCAATAAGCTGCCTACAAATGACAGCTTCTGACAAGTGACGAAAAATTCGTAAGAATGAAATAACTTCCCAACTATGATTTCAGGAATGGGCGCAGATGTACAGTTATGTCAGGATGCTTTGAAACTGTGATCGATTTAGAGTAAAATCAATGTCTTACGTTGCTAAAGAGATACTTTGAACATCTGTCAAAGGTCAATACATTCGTAATGATATTACCCGGTAAGATTACACGCGAGTAACGCCTTTTATCagtgaaaaatcggaaggagaGTACCTACTAGTGTACTtaagttaaataaaattaaaaacacttgTCATTGGTATTCGATCATAAAAATAGGACGCGGAAAACTGATAACTCGAATATAGGGGCAAATGAGACTCAAATTAATGACAAAAATGTTCAGAATAATGCAATTCGGATGCGTGAATCGAAAGACGCGACAGAAAATCGTGCAGAAAGCCAGGAACAACCCCCTGCGTTGCGTGAAAAAAACTAGAACTCCGGCTTAGAAGCGTTGAGAAATGAGATGAATGTAAAAAGTAATCAATGCTGCGGTCTGCCGAGATGAAATTCACCGCTAACTAGAGTAATTTAACATTAAtaaatgagtgaaaaaagtaACTATCTCACGAAAACAGAAAACACCGAACGGACGCCACCTAATATTGACATTTCCTCACCCAGATCAACCAATCACGATGCAGATGGatgaaaatggagaaaaaccacCCTTCAGCGGACCAACATCTTATCAACCCCATGCAAGCGTGCTGTGCTTTTCACCGCATCTTGCATATAAACATTGACAGTGCTGCGATCTCTCGGCGTGATGATGAACATTTTTTGAGTGAAGTTTAGAATTTTCACCGCCAGAGACTGCGAGTATCCCATATCTCTACGACGCGGCGGGAAACGGAAATTATTTGAATCATCGCAGACCGCACCGGATCCGACACGATGCACATTTTTCAGCTACCTCTTTCCACAGAATCTATATTAAAAACCCTATAACTCTATTAAAAAAACCTGAAAGTATGAGAGCGTGAAATATAGCGTATATTATATAGCGTATTTCATTCGATTGGTCGCATCGATCGGTTGATTTTCGCGTCTCTGGCTGAAAATATTGTGTTTCTGCAAGGTTGTGCTACATccgttttccgccaaaaatgtAGAGTGAAAccaattttcagcttttccgactccAACTACACTTAGATTTATTTTGACTCCGTTCTAGCTGCTCTGATGGCTCCTTTTTAGCAGTGAAATAAGTTCATATGTATCACAACCAGCGGCAGACATAGAGGGAGGGGAGgtctgccccccctcccccctgcagAAATCTACCCCGCCTCTCCAGAGAAATGTGAGAGATTTTGCTAAGTAAGGGCGTAACATATCATCTTTTATCTTGGAAATCGTAAATGGATTAATTTTTCGACGAGGGCAGCTTAAAATTGCTTTTAGTTGATTTCTTTACATTCTACttaatttctcttaattttccgTGCGAGACCCTCTGAACCCCCCTATGAAGCTAGGAAAGTCCCCCCGAATTTCCTTTGAGCTAAAGGAGTCCCGCAAGTCCCACAGACTTCGCTTCGTGGCGTGTCTTCTAATGCCCTCCAGACTCCCTTTGATGAGGTGCTcttccctcctcctcctcctcctcctcctcctcctcctcctcctcctcctcctcctcctcctcctgctCCTCCTGCTCCTCCTTCTCCTGCTCCTCCTGCTCCTGCTCCTCCTGCTCCtacttctcctcctcctcctccttctcctcctcctcctcctcctcctcctcctcctcctcctcctcctcctcctcctcctcctcctttgaACCAACTCCCAAATGAAGTTAAGTGTCGATCATGTCAACTAAACTTAAAAAACCAGTTTTCAGTTTACGATACTGAGTATACTTTCCCTCATAAATAGAATTTATatgatttcttaaaaattggcgCGGCTTTTTCCTCCGCTATGAGAATAATCTGTGCCTCTTTCCAGCGATAAAGTTAACTGTGGTTTTCCACCGGAATAATAAAATATAGCTGTGCTGGGGAACTTATTGTTAGCCTCCGCTCTGGTGTGTTTTTTCATTCTCGATAGCGATGTGTTGCTTcgaaaatgactttttttctttgtggtTTTGGTCTGCTAGAGGTTACACGTAAGAGAGAATATGAATAAAACTCACCGATCATTCCGTTTGCTGAGTTGTTGTTGAGATTCCTCTTCTCCAGAAGCTCCATCTCTACATGCTCGTCGAACTTGGAGGCCATGATTTAATTCTGAGCCAACCGAACACATTGATACAAAAATTGCAAGTTCCTGAGAGCTGGCACTTGTATATGCAGGTCCAAATTTTAACTTCGGATGGGTTTTCAAAGCTTAAAATACCTTACAATTTTAATGGTGCTCATCGAGTGAGACCCGAAAGAATCGCGAgtttttttgtatttgtttttcaaatcaCTCCCACCCTGTGAAAAACACGTATTATTCATTGCTCGTCTCAGCACGCACATCACTTATCCACTTCGTTGACGAGAGgttatacaaaaatgaaaaataaatcataaattaagaatttaatttttttttttttaatggatacttaaaaaaaaataccggtCACGTCAAGTAACCATTGAGTAATTCAAGCTCTTTAGTAGGCTGTACA
This window encodes:
- the LOC109035878 gene encoding endoplasmic reticulum aminopeptidase 1 isoform X1; protein product: MASKFDEHVEMELLEKRNLNNNSANGMIGENRHGMHKREMYGEDRLAVCSQQRALIITSCTLIMLFVVALIIAYVGPQNDCPCIGQRPLFLDDDDNLNATRSVIPIATTGEIFPWNNLRLPTFARPQRYHINIHPNLTTLDVKGQVSIDFQVERDTNFIVFHSKNLTISEKFVMDKKNHHYKVPILRFLEYTSGQQIYIEFKEKLRRRTNYTLMIRYTTRLSRELDGFYLSSYNTSTGEKRYLATTHFEPTYARSAFPCFDEPQFKARFKMSIFRDRFHISLFNMPIVNTEDAGFYMGTGLLKDDFQESVEMSTYLVAFVVCDYDHITERTKKNVSVSVYAPPDLIPQAKFALNIAKSMMDHYEEFFGFAYPLPKQDLIAIPDFGVGAMENWGLITSRTTSILYDPQETSAAAQQYVAVVIAHEIAHQWFGNLVTMRWWNDLWLNEGFASYLEYSGVDHVMPEWSMMEQLILDKTQQGLYLDALSTSHPISVSVYDPVEIEAIFDSISYSKGAAVLYMLEKFLTLDVLRSGLNDYLNIHKYGNADTKDFWSVLSKHANESIQVKQLMDSWTRQMGFPVVRIYRENTTGEGANIYTAAQSRFLLTAWLHGENSTIRLEPRSPYNYKWYIPLNYYTDQTSYVTTETVWMNMTDVKFEVDPGTQWVKVNVNQSCFYRVNYEDELWHAIIKQLKQNHHMFTPADRASLIDDIFTLSRGGMVDAALPLELSLYLMKERDYVPWATALEHLQTWSKVLAEATPYRLFLDLMKKLLSPVAQAVGWNDSGSHLKKLMRSDVLASAVLVGVEDVVKHAQLMFNNWMNNGEKIPPNLREVVYLAGIKYGGVKEWKFCWNRYNATRIVSEKKLLLKVLGAASDSWLLQRYLLATLSREMIKPQDIKLVVGVVASNPEGRFLAWRHLKSHWNSLQTLLGNATISMGSFIASVTSHFATSFDYDEVYRFFKNVDVGSGARDLDQSLETIRLNTFWVKHNEENIHQWLNNYLSKN
- the LOC109035878 gene encoding endoplasmic reticulum aminopeptidase 1 isoform X2 — protein: MSDHEVDDVTFLTETRYYRENRHGMHKREMYGEDRLAVCSQQRALIITSCTLIMLFVVALIIAYVGPQNDCPCIGQRPLFLDDDDNLNATRSVIPIATTGEIFPWNNLRLPTFARPQRYHINIHPNLTTLDVKGQVSIDFQVERDTNFIVFHSKNLTISEKFVMDKKNHHYKVPILRFLEYTSGQQIYIEFKEKLRRRTNYTLMIRYTTRLSRELDGFYLSSYNTSTGEKRYLATTHFEPTYARSAFPCFDEPQFKARFKMSIFRDRFHISLFNMPIVNTEDAGFYMGTGLLKDDFQESVEMSTYLVAFVVCDYDHITERTKKNVSVSVYAPPDLIPQAKFALNIAKSMMDHYEEFFGFAYPLPKQDLIAIPDFGVGAMENWGLITSRTTSILYDPQETSAAAQQYVAVVIAHEIAHQWFGNLVTMRWWNDLWLNEGFASYLEYSGVDHVMPEWSMMEQLILDKTQQGLYLDALSTSHPISVSVYDPVEIEAIFDSISYSKGAAVLYMLEKFLTLDVLRSGLNDYLNIHKYGNADTKDFWSVLSKHANESIQVKQLMDSWTRQMGFPVVRIYRENTTGEGANIYTAAQSRFLLTAWLHGENSTIRLEPRSPYNYKWYIPLNYYTDQTSYVTTETVWMNMTDVKFEVDPGTQWVKVNVNQSCFYRVNYEDELWHAIIKQLKQNHHMFTPADRASLIDDIFTLSRGGMVDAALPLELSLYLMKERDYVPWATALEHLQTWSKVLAEATPYRLFLDLMKKLLSPVAQAVGWNDSGSHLKKLMRSDVLASAVLVGVEDVVKHAQLMFNNWMNNGEKIPPNLREVVYLAGIKYGGVKEWKFCWNRYNATRIVSEKKLLLKVLGAASDSWLLQRYLLATLSREMIKPQDIKLVVGVVASNPEGRFLAWRHLKSHWNSLQTLLGNATISMGSFIASVTSHFATSFDYDEVYRFFKNVDVGSGARDLDQSLETIRLNTFWVKHNEENIHQWLNNYLSKN